The Peribacillus sp. FSL P2-0133 genome has a segment encoding these proteins:
- a CDS encoding ferredoxin → MAKFTIVDKETCIACGACGAAAPDIYDYDDEGIAFVTLDDNEGIVEIPDVLIDDMMDAFEGCPTDSIKVADEAFDGDALKFE, encoded by the coding sequence ATGGCTAAATTTACAATTGTGGATAAAGAAACATGCATAGCTTGTGGAGCATGCGGAGCAGCGGCACCAGATATATATGATTATGATGACGAAGGGATTGCATTTGTTACCCTTGACGATAACGAGGGAATCGTTGAAATTCCAGATGTACTTATAGACGACATGATGGATGCATTTGAAGGATGCCCAACGGATTCCATTAAAGTTGCTGACGAGGCATTTGACGGAGATGCACTAAAATTCGAATAA
- a CDS encoding helix-turn-helix domain-containing protein → MKNYLQAIILYAIKKFQGERSIYAIYHMLQGKKSSQTIQDAHLFGLTDIFGTIPRFTRQQLNQNIEHLLKHDMINLTDKPDAYEISMQGEKMLGDYFKSNPFPTYINGWKYHNITPVFWGRLNLLIQTISHIVHNERRFYPIQRNPKIQFFVKEFLHVHREDRAVIAQHLYDELISLLESQSDMKRDIFILRLTGINRIGLTFEQIAKRKDVEEEYVRFTFLDSLHQMLAEMETGKDYPLLSSLTNDWKRSGNPQLTQSTNITLRYIQEGKNLGEIAEIRRLKVNTIEDHLVEIVLSEKDFPISDYVTIEDEREIAEAIKELGTKKLKAIKQMVDNKQVSFFQIRLVLAKIGE, encoded by the coding sequence ATGAAGAATTATCTACAGGCCATCATTCTATATGCGATAAAAAAATTTCAAGGCGAACGTTCCATTTATGCTATATACCATATGCTGCAGGGTAAGAAATCGTCACAAACAATCCAGGATGCCCATTTATTCGGGTTAACTGATATTTTTGGGACAATACCCCGATTTACCCGTCAGCAATTAAATCAAAACATTGAACATTTACTTAAGCATGACATGATTAATTTAACGGATAAACCAGATGCGTATGAAATTAGTATGCAAGGTGAGAAAATGTTAGGCGATTACTTTAAAAGTAATCCTTTTCCGACGTATATAAATGGTTGGAAGTATCACAATATCACCCCGGTTTTCTGGGGAAGGTTAAACTTACTCATTCAAACTATATCTCATATTGTCCACAATGAAAGACGTTTTTATCCGATACAACGAAATCCCAAAATCCAATTCTTCGTAAAGGAATTTTTACATGTCCATCGTGAGGATCGAGCGGTGATTGCCCAACATCTATATGATGAATTGATATCCCTTTTAGAAAGTCAAAGTGATATGAAACGAGATATTTTCATTTTGAGGTTAACCGGAATAAACAGGATTGGACTTACGTTTGAACAGATTGCAAAAAGGAAAGATGTAGAAGAAGAGTATGTTCGCTTTACATTCCTTGACTCATTGCATCAAATGCTTGCAGAAATGGAAACGGGAAAGGATTACCCTCTCTTGTCCTCATTAACCAATGATTGGAAAAGAAGTGGGAATCCTCAATTGACACAATCTACAAATATAACTTTACGATACATCCAGGAAGGGAAAAATCTGGGTGAAATAGCTGAAATCCGCAGATTGAAAGTCAACACCATCGAAGATCACCTCGTAGAAATTGTCTTATCGGAAAAAGATTTTCCGATTTCCGATTATGTAACTATCGAGGATGAGAGGGAAATTGCTGAAGCTATTAAGGAACTTGGTACGAAAAAGCTTAAAGCAATCAAGCAGATGGTCGATAATAAACAAGTAAGCTTTTTCCAAATAAGACTTGTACTTGCGAAAATAGGTGAGTGA
- a CDS encoding ATP-dependent DNA helicase RecQ — translation MNIERVLKEKFGFDEFRPGQKEVVESLMSGRNTLAMLPTGSGKSLCYQLPAYLLNKTVLIVSPLLSLMQDQADQLKMSGEKSVLTLNSFLTLNQKRKAFDRLHSYRFIFLSPEMLSLDGVIKSLKSIDIGLFVIDEAHCISQWGYDFRPDYLNLGEVRRELNNPLTLALTATATDEVRRDIVGKLNIGQAKEMVSSVDRENIAIIVERMFSYDEKLARVLELVRKFTGSGIIYFSSKKVAESVTGFLQDNGIDSVNYYHGGMEQEQRMLIQQQFISGQLKIICATSAFGMGVNKSDVRYVIHFHIPSTMEAYLQEIGRAGRDRKQSVAVLLYSEGDEGLPLHLMEQQLPTDSQIDGVCSFLNASHKNMANLTLSEKEQLSQSFSLNEIQLRFFTQLITGNNLDQMAEMKEYCQKRKSRNQEKLHKFLHWIYTQECRRLGILDYFGEKHREVNHICCDICGMDVEKMSDVWPEVKVDPVNSFSTWKKELAYILLKKENGNEK, via the coding sequence ATGAACATAGAACGAGTCCTCAAAGAAAAATTCGGATTTGATGAATTCCGCCCTGGACAAAAGGAAGTGGTTGAATCATTGATGTCCGGCCGTAATACCTTAGCGATGCTCCCAACCGGATCAGGTAAATCATTATGTTACCAGCTGCCTGCTTATCTTTTAAATAAGACTGTCCTAATTGTCTCCCCGTTATTATCTTTAATGCAGGATCAAGCAGATCAGCTAAAGATGAGTGGCGAAAAAAGTGTATTGACCCTCAACTCTTTTTTGACGCTAAATCAAAAAAGGAAAGCTTTCGACCGGTTACATAGTTATCGTTTTATTTTTTTATCTCCTGAAATGCTAAGCCTGGATGGCGTGATAAAATCCTTGAAATCCATAGACATAGGTTTGTTCGTCATAGACGAAGCACACTGCATCTCACAATGGGGGTATGATTTCCGTCCGGATTATTTAAATTTAGGAGAAGTGAGGCGTGAATTGAACAATCCGTTGACTCTTGCCCTGACGGCAACTGCAACCGATGAGGTCCGGAGGGACATCGTTGGTAAACTCAACATTGGGCAGGCCAAGGAAATGGTATCATCTGTTGATCGGGAAAATATTGCAATTATTGTCGAGCGAATGTTCAGTTACGATGAGAAGCTAGCCCGTGTACTGGAACTTGTCAGGAAATTTACCGGAAGCGGAATTATTTATTTTTCCTCTAAAAAAGTGGCGGAATCAGTCACTGGGTTTTTACAGGATAACGGGATCGATAGTGTCAATTATTATCACGGTGGAATGGAACAGGAGCAAAGGATGCTCATTCAGCAGCAATTCATTTCCGGCCAGTTGAAAATTATATGTGCAACAAGTGCTTTTGGAATGGGTGTGAATAAATCGGATGTCAGATATGTTATTCATTTTCATATCCCGTCCACGATGGAAGCATATCTTCAGGAGATAGGCAGGGCTGGACGAGATCGGAAACAAAGTGTGGCTGTCTTATTATATAGCGAAGGGGATGAAGGGCTTCCCCTGCATTTGATGGAGCAACAGTTGCCTACGGATTCGCAAATCGATGGTGTATGTTCTTTCCTTAATGCATCACACAAAAATATGGCGAATTTGACCCTCTCGGAAAAAGAACAGCTGTCTCAATCCTTTTCGTTGAACGAAATCCAGCTCCGTTTTTTTACGCAGCTTATCACGGGCAATAACCTAGATCAAATGGCAGAGATGAAAGAGTATTGTCAAAAGAGAAAATCAAGGAATCAGGAAAAGCTGCATAAATTCCTTCACTGGATTTATACACAGGAATGTCGCCGTTTAGGGATACTGGACTACTTTGGAGAAAAGCATCGGGAAGTGAACCACATCTGCTGTGATATCTGTGGGATGGATGTCGAAAAAATGTCTGATGTATGGCCGGAAGTCAAGGTGGACCCGGTCAATTCCTTTTCCACTTGGAAAAAAGAATTGGCTTATATCTTATTAAAGAAGGAAAATGGCAATGAAAAATAA
- a CDS encoding ECF transporter S component: MNKNKVKKTVTLAMMGSISYLLMLLNFPFPGFPPFLNVDFSDIPALMAALIFGPMAGILVEFIKNLLDLVMTGTLTAVPVGHIANFIAGILFVLPTYYVFKKINSKKGMTFALLAGTVSMAVFMSVLNYFVFLPAYTFFMGWDAMSAPESRKFVTTAILPFNVIKGVLITSVFMLLFIKLQTWINKQILYKNA, encoded by the coding sequence ATGAATAAGAACAAAGTGAAAAAAACGGTTACACTTGCGATGATGGGAAGCATTTCTTATTTATTGATGCTTTTAAATTTCCCGTTTCCAGGATTCCCGCCTTTTCTAAATGTCGATTTTAGCGACATACCAGCACTGATGGCGGCATTGATTTTCGGTCCGATGGCTGGAATTCTAGTCGAGTTCATTAAAAACCTATTGGATTTAGTCATGACAGGGACCTTGACTGCTGTACCTGTGGGGCATATCGCTAACTTTATAGCCGGAATACTGTTTGTCTTGCCAACTTATTATGTATTTAAGAAAATCAATTCAAAAAAAGGGATGACGTTCGCTTTACTTGCGGGGACAGTTTCCATGGCAGTATTCATGAGTGTTTTAAACTATTTTGTCTTTTTACCGGCATATACCTTCTTTATGGGATGGGATGCAATGTCGGCGCCCGAGTCAAGAAAGTTCGTTACGACGGCAATCTTGCCTTTCAACGTGATTAAAGGCGTGCTCATCACATCTGTATTCATGTTGCTGTTCATTAAATTACAGACATGGATCAATAAGCAAATATTATATAAAAATGCTTAA